The genomic window TTAAGATctctaatccttttttttttctccagtttgctTAAGGATCATTCTGTTCAGCACCTCCCTGATGGCTCTGTCATGGTAGAATCTATCTTGATCCAAGCCACAGCACATTCTGAGGATCCAGGAACCAAAGTTCTGCTGGTCTCCTGGACCTATCAGGTGAGCCGGGGTGTGGCTTTTTACAACCTATGTGCTTTCTCTTTCTGTGTATATTGAGTGCTGGTGCTCCGTCCTCATCGCATTCTCTCACAACACTTGTGCAGACCCTAATGAGATCTATATAAAACCACTTTCTGGCACACCACAGTGTTGGCAGTATTCCTTCACAAACCACTTATCtttattttgtaatttattttagcatttatataccacttattacctaagtcagggatgtcaaagtcctcgagggccgtaattcagtcgggttttcaggatttccccaaagaatatccatgagatctatttgcatgcactgctttcattgtatgctaatagatctcatgcatattcattggggaaatcctgaaaacccgactggattgacacctctgacctaagtggtttacattcaggtactcaaacatttttccttatctgtcctggtgggctcacactctctctaatgtacctggggtaatgggagattgagtgacttgcccagggtcacaagaagcagcatgggatttgaacccacaacctcagggtgctgaggctgtagctctaatcactgtgccacacactccctaaAGGAGATGCACTGAATTCCTACTGCACCTGAATGTAACTCCCTGTGAGCTACCAAGGCAAAAATTCAAACTAAAAACCCAAGCAAATAATGTGCTGTGCAGGGCTTCCTGTGGAAGGCACCAAGAGCAGTGTTTTCTTCAGAAAGAAGCCATTTTAGCTGTATTTATGTCCTCTTTAACTGTCACATTAACATTGAAAAGCTTGAAAGATTATAATGAAATGCTTATTAAAACTTTGTTCTTGGAATGATGCATGTTCAGGATGAAGATTTGGGAAGCTATTTAACAGCACTGCTGAAAAAGGGATTGCCCCAGACTACCAGCTGAGCTCCACAGGCAGACAACGCCACTCATGATGTAAATACAGAGATTATGATgacctttttttaaataactgcCATTTTTATTAGGATTTCAGATGTATTTAGTCATCACCAGCGCATCTAGCCCTGGATTGACTTATAACAAAGAACCCCCATACGATTTCCTTCTTCCCCACCTCACTCCCAGCCCCCGTCACATCTTTCTTAATTGCTCAGCTATCCTCTCATCAGGTGCCAAATCTTGTCCAGCCTCTTCACTCAACCTCTCGGCGGTTGTCCTCTCCATTTGCATTAAAAACTCCCATTCCATCCATCCACTCTTCCGTTTTGCAAGCAGAGCTCCATGTTTTGCCAGAATCAGCTCGTTTTCTTTCCTAACCCCACTTGCTCCGGACTCCCTAGCCCCTCAGGTGTGTATACAAAGGTATAGAAGATCTTTGGGTCATCTCACAACTCCGTGCTAACTGTCTCCTGTGTATGCTTTTGGACCTGCTTTCAGAATTCCCTTGTCCTAGGCCACCAGTACACAACAAGTGATAAGTGCACTCACTCCCCAcactttctaaactaaactaaaccttggattTATAGacaggagctcgactcggttaacagtaattaaaaaaatacatagaaAAGGGATAAGAAGCAAAAGACTATACAAAATAGAAAATCCTCTGAAACTTGATAAGAatgatttccaaaataatttgCAAACAGGAATGTTTTCAAAGGTTTGCAAAATTGTTGGAAAGAGCCTGGACCCCTAATAGTAAACGGCATGCCATTCCAAATTTCAGTCACTTTAAAAGGAGAAAGATTGGCTCAGTTTACCGACAGCTTTAATTCCCTTCAAAGAGGGAAATGCGAGTTTCAATGTGTCTGGGTTTGAGCCTTCATAAAGTGCAGCCTCACCAGAGTCAAATACCCTGTAGTCAGTATCTTAAGCTTCTGCGCAGTAATATCCAAGAAGTACAGCCACCCCATTCCTTCCTCATTTACTGCCCTTGATCCTCGCGCCCCCACCCACCCTCTCCACTCACTATTGTATGATGAACTTTTAAATCGAAAACAATTTTATTTGAGTTTTCAAAACACAAACATACAAATAGAAGAGCCAGACAGTCGGTGATCATCATATAGACAATATGAAAGATAACAACCCTCACATCTACTCCCTTTCCCTGCCTTACTACCCCTCCATCACGATCTAAATCCCAAAACCCTCCTGTCGCCTAGAATATTTTTGTTCTTATAACCCTCTGAGCAACAAAGCATCCATCTCTCCCAGCTCCATCCTGGAAATGTGATTtctatttttaataataaaaaagagcattttgtcttAAGTGTTTCTGTGCACTCCAATTACATTCGAATTTATTTGCATTCTTCTTCATAGAGACTTCAGATAGGTGAGAAGTAGCACGCTTTCAATGTTGCATTGTTAAAGGCAAGTTTGGAGGGCCACAAGGAGGGATGTAGAAGATTGAGAGAAGGCGGAGCCCACAGAGGTAGAGATGTTGGTCACAGAGAGAAAGATGTAGAGCGGAGGGGCCATGAGGAGTGTGACGAAATGCCAGAAGAAGGGAGAATCAGAGATGTCAGATCAAGGGaataggaggaaagggagaagcagGGAGCCTGTGTTTATAAATTGAACGTGATTAACACAAGTTAAAATTTTAATGCTTTAAATGTGCAGCCCTAGTCATTTGTAACTACCATTAAAATTGTCTACGGTACCTGATGATTGGAAAGTAGACAAATGTAACGCTAGTTTTAAAAGTGTTCCGGAGTGATCCAGAAAACTATGCTTTAAAAGATCATTTAAGTTAGTATTAAGATGCAATAAGCTACACATAGTATAATATATACATGCAAATAATGTTCCTACTGagcttcaagttcaagtttcaagtttatttaaatttgataaatcgcttattacatactaagcgagtaacattaaaatataaaatagatcTAGAGTTCGTTATTCAACTTTAAAAGGGgttaaaaacaaactgacaaaacaaacagactcagatacataagggaaaggaagagaagacagttacaatattaatatttttcataattgggaggaaaagaaaaaccaaataagggaaaaacatATGGATTGGGATTAAGATTGTTAGAAATGAATTGTTTAAATGTTAAATGCATctctaaatagaaaagtttttaaattattttagaatctgctgagatctttaacttctcttatatataaaggCAGGGCGTTCCAGGTTAAAGGGGCCATTACAGAATATATatcgtgacgtctggttccaataattttcaaagagggaaccATTAGCAGTCCCTGAGATGTAGATCGGAGTGAACGTGTTGTGTTGTAAGGGATGAGTAACCgatctataaattgaggttcgttggtgGATAGCATTTTAAATACTGAAAGCaaaattttataggttattcgttggttaatgggaagccaatgtgagtcaaTCAAAAAGGGGGTTACATGATCAAGATGATTCTGCAATGAATCAGAGTACTCCTAAAAAAAAAGGGATCACATGGGAAGCATAAGCATCAGCTTTTCAAAACAATAGGGGCGCTGAACACAAATCATCTCTCCCTGGGTAAAATGAAGGCACTGGATCGATATTAACTTACTCGTTACCCACAGAGCTAGCATCTATGATAGCAAAACCACATTTCAAATAATTTCATTTGCATATAAAGAAGTCAGACTTAATGAACTGCCAATCCGATTTAATTCCTGAAGGCAGACTGTTCATCTCTCAAACCCTTAAAATCTCATTCTTTATTTAAAAAGGTCAACCACcgatttttcactgaaaggaaaCCCACATTCAAACTTGACCATTaacacgggggggagggggggggaaagttGTGCAAAACGGAAAGTTTGCTTTAATACCTTTTAATAGCCCTGCTGAAAGGGCACTGCCAGGGAGAGTAAaacctcctggcgcggtttttccattgtgtgacagttttggataagtattgtttcttttggatatgattttcactttttggtatggtttttgactttgtttgtgattttgtgtgagttttttgagggggtttggctggcagggtttgtgtgggggtcgctcaggttgtttgtgttgagtttcatttattcactttgattgttgattggtttgatttctgcacacacagggcgctcgatgatggtgtgcgggtggaggcttatggccttgacccagaagtgaagtgtcggagctgagctcctatcactgagggttcacactgagagcgccctataacatcatataatgtgacatgttctttgacatattacattatatttggtttgtaagttgtgagccaagttagacactttgagcttccccctcacagaccttgatgtgacttggttgccttccttgttttttctagggAGAGTAATGAGGCATGCAAAATGCTAATAGGGGCAAAGACACTGCTACAAGAAGTTACTCCTCAGCAATCATAGGTAATTTGTTTTAAAccgtggggagaagggggagggcaTAGCCTTTATGTATTTATCAATCAGTCAATCACTTAAATTCCCAACAGTCTCCCCAGTGGGAATTTAAGTGATTGATAGATAAATACATAAAGACTatgccctcctccttctgaaaGCCCAGACAAGCCACTCCAGTGAAAGCAAATATAGAGATGCTGTGTAAAAAGAGAAATTGGACCCTCCACCAAACTTTGGAGCCCAGATTGGCTGATGCGCCCTCTCCAGCCAGACGCACAAAAAGCCCAAATTACACGGACAAATCCCACCCTTCGAGACACCTCAGGGGCAAAAGTGCAAAGCAGGAGAGGGGGAGCCAAATCACAGCAAAGGAGGTGTTGGGAATCTGGGACCTGTCGTCATGGTTGCAGTCCCAGAGGAAGGGCTGATGGATCTTCCTCTCTCTACTTTTGCCTTTTGGCATTGTCCCGGCTGAGTTTATTTGGACTTTGCTTGCAAGTGTGTGTGCACTATGGCACACTCCTTCCTTATGCAgattctccttctctgctccccttccccaaagaacaggaaaaacaGCAGTGAAATTTATAAAACCCAATAATAAACTAACCAATCTCTTAAGTACAATTTGACTCTGATTACAAGGGAAAAGTGTCGAATTGCTGACAGTCCTGAAGGATTTCGCTCCCAGCAAatggacccccccaccccccgtcaaACCCCTACTTCCTGttgcaataaataataataataaaaaaagatatgTACTTGGTCAGCGGTAGGTTGCAGCACCAAACAGTCCTGAAGGAACAAGGAAGTCAGACACTTGAGAGGTGTGAGCGTTGTGCCGATAGAGGATTCAGTGCATCCCATTAGGCagggttgttttttgttattttttaaattgattgGGTATGCTCAGAAGTTCtgccagcccaaccaatcaaattAAAGCAAAGCAAAAACAAAGTGCCTAAGGGATTCATTCAAGGAAACTGAATCACCAACAGCACAATATGCTCTAATACAGCAGGACGCTACAGAGGAGGAGCCCACACTGTGCTGGCCTTGGATTGGTCAGCCTTTGGCAGGGCTGTAGCGAGTCCCTGACTGCATGATGCTGAGGACTGTCTAGGCAGGAGCACAGAGGAGGCAGGGCTGGCGGAACCAGACCACAGACCCGCGACAGAGGGAGCCAGGAGCCAGACTGCAGCTGTTAGAAGTAGGAAATGGGCGTGAGCAGTGCGCAGTGGTAAGGAAGAGCTGGGAGCGACCAGCCAGCGGTCAGGGCCTTCACTGAATACCCGGAAGGCCCTGACTGCACACCACTGCTGATTACTAtctgatgtaaaccactttgggtgaatctcttcatgaaaagatgGTCAATAAATCTAtataaatagtaataataataatttgttgcTTTAATATGGAGCGACAGGCTAGCTGTAAAGCCTTGTCACAAAGTGAGGAATAAAATTGATGCAATCTGTCTAAAGTCTCATATCCAATTCCTCTGTCACCCTTGCAACCTGCTGTATGGGCTGCTGTTTTCTGCCATATTGGACATCGGCAGTGAACAGCCAAACAATCTGTGAAAACTCCTACGCAGTGCTGTTCACTGCCGATTCCAGTTGTCATCCATCAGGTTTCCTGCATATGATACCcatcaggacccctgaggaaggagtgtttcttcgaaacacagaccgtgtcaggtctgggttcatcaatccttttgtATACAAACTGTTATATGAttatattcattatttatttgttATGATTGCTTATTTAAGACTATTTTTATGATCGTtccattaaagacttggcatcttgtacatcaccactgcagtttcttctgaaacttgccaaaataacctctctccattttatatatatggcatacggaattccaccaaaagttatagtttaacctatcataatttttccagttatatgtaatttgttgtactgctaccccagtcaatataaataaaagtttgttataaaAATTTGATTCTTTGCTGTCATTGCTGTGCCGAataagtcaaggctactggattttccatcatcctatttatttgaggccaaattgaattccagaaTAATGATATGAATGggcaatagaataatagatgatctaatgtcccagcctcaagatgacagtgccaacatctattagacctagagctatctaatttttgtaagcgaacaggggtccaaaaagctctatgcaaaagaaaaaaacatgtttttgtaatgaatgaaatcattttcccataataaaacTCTTATTAagcagggagggggtgggtttcatcttatttaatttatctcataaaatatttgtcaatattttattataatcgttatgtgtattgggaggggagggaaaagaggGGTTTTAATTTTAACAACAATTATTATACATATTAGGTAATACAGATATTTTAGGTACATGAAAGGATACAAGAAAggaattcaagtgtatgttttatgagatctttttaaatttctctgttacacttgttgatatatgaaaatgaataaaaaatttaaaaccaaaaccactgcagtttttgcctttGTTCTTCTATGTGATATttcactgcagttctgttggatttttttgtttgttgttgccACATTGACCAGAACAGGAAAGGGAGAGGTGGGGAATATAACAAGAAAGCAAATTCCCAGACAGTTTTGTGCGTGAACGCTCATAGTGCTAGGATCTCAGACTGGTTTTATTTCAACCGGAAGGCCAAAGGAGCACTAAGTCTGCCAGGTCAACGATAATAAAATAATCGTAAAATATCCCCAAACCTTTTACACCCTCCTCCCCACATCCATGCTCCCAGTTCAACTGATACGAAAGGTAGAAGCAGAAGAAGCTTCAAGGACGGGAAGAGAAAATAACACAGGTGGTGGAATCATTACTTCTGAGGCACTCTACTGTTATTGTTTTGACCATTCATGGCTTATTTCTGTAAGTGCAGCTGAATCTAGTCACATCTCGATCGTAGATAGTATAAACCTTTTTGGCTCTGAGCCCTCGCAGCTTCAGGGTGATCCGGCCACTGTAGCTAGTGGAGGTAAAATAATACATGATGGGGTTCAGGCAGCAGTTGATGCTAACCAAGGCCAGGGTGATGCGGCGCAGTTTGTAGATAAAACTGGCAAAGGCGCAGTGGTCAAAGAGTTTGATCCGCATCATGAAGTGCAGAAGGTGCGTGATGTGGTAGGGAAGAAAGCACAGGATGGAGATGGCCAGGATCATGTAGATGGTTCTCAGCGCTTTCTTTTTGTGAATGCTAGTCTGGATCTTTGAGATGCGTTTAGCTATCAAAGGATAGCTTATCATGATGACGCTAAAAGGTATAACAAAGCCAAACGCCAAGGCGCAGGTATTATAAGGCACCATACGTGTTGTCCAGCTGCTCACAGAGAAGTTTTCAAAACAAGCTGTCTTGTTATTTTGCTCGACGAAGTTGTCCAGGCGTCCTCCTAAGATCAGGGGAACCACGATTGCTGCAGCGAGGGCCCAGAGTAGCACAGTTATCACTACGCTGTAGTGGCCGACCTTAATCCGTAGGTACGTCACAGGATGCACCACAGCAACATAACGATCAATGCATATACATGTGAAAAAACCAACGCTTAGGTAGATGTTGGTGAAATACAGGGTCCCAGTGATTCTGCAGGTGATGTCCCCAAAGATCCAGTCGTTCTCATTGACGTGGTAGTGGATTCTGAAAGGCAGCATGCAGACAAACATGGTATCCACTATTGCTAGGTTGATAAAATACACGTAGGACTGGGTCGTATTTTTCACCTTGCAAGTCAACACATAGAGAGCGAGGGCATTCTCCATCATACCTAGAATGAAGACAAGGCTGTAGACGGTAGCAAAGAGATGATACTGGAAATCTGCCTGCAAGCTGCAGTTTGAGCTGGAATTCATCTTTGTCCCATTAGAGGAAGCAGGGAAGTCGCGACTGCTGCTGCTGTAGAACAGACCCCTTATGGGCTTGATCACATGGGAAAATGTCACGTACCAAACTCTTCAGGAGGAAGCATGTACAGCCAGCAAAGCAAATTCAGAGTTACTGTGATAAGTGCTGCATGGCTTCGCTTTGGTAGCCTGCAGCTCTGTGGAACAAGAAAATGTAAAAGTAGATTTGCAAGTTTCTGTAAGAGAGAAAATTTCCCCTAAAAGTTTCAATTTGATGAATAGAAACCACAGGAAGTACAATAATTTTTTTAAGCCTACCTATTTACTAAGCACATAGCATGAGCCCTGAACAGCATCTCTTCCATACCCAACTTCCTTAAGTATAAAAATCTCAGTTCTACCACCTCGTTTGACCAGTGAAATGATCTAGATTTAGagcaaaatatgtttttatttttttaaaagcagtTCGAAGTGAAATGGGGAGTCTAATAATTGTCATTGGCATATACCGAGGGTCTGATGGCCCCCCTTCCACAAGGCCTGGGAGATTCATTTCTGCGGTACTTCCTTTTCATTCCTTTTGGGAATTATGGTCCACAAAAATCTAGCAGCCAGGGAGGAGCTGGAGTTTGTATGGTTAGTGGTTACTTCTGTGcaagaaagaggagcgggacttgggaataattgtatctgatgatctttaaagtggccaaacaggtagaaaagatgGTGGCAAAAGGAGGTAATAGTCCCTCTGCATAAGTGTCTTCTGAGGtcccatttagaatactgtgtgcaagtcggaagatcacaccttcaaaaagatattaaacaggatgaagttggtccagaagGTAGCTCCTGAAACGGTTAGTGGTCTcattgtcataaagcatatagggacagatttaaagattccaatatgtatgctttggaaaaggaaggagaaatatgatagagactagcGGGtctgtctgccccccccccacacacacacacacatactttggGCTTAGGCCCCTTCCAGAACTTCAACACCCCTTTGCCGAGGCTTCACCAGCCAAATAGATACAGTGCTGCCGCTCCCCTGTTCCTTCTGCTGCTTTTTTAAGGCAGAAATTGGCCTGAGCCTTCAGCTGCCAAGGCCAGGACCTCTCCCAGAggacactactactatttatcatttctttagcgctgaaaggtgtacacagcgctgcACTTTCCAACATGTAatagttcctgctcagaagagcttacaatctactgtACAGAGGGAGGTGGATGTGTAGtatggcctcctggtggagatgaagactgcatagaaacatagaagatgacgacagaaaagggctacagcccatcaagtctgcccactctgcttacccaccccctgtctatgccctaatgacccaatttccttatcttgaccctcgtagggatcccacatgggtatcccatttattcttaaagtctggcacgctgtctgcctcgatcacctgcactggaagcttgttcctactttctggtgttgccatgaaattttccgcccctgagtttgagcgggtgccctcttgtggccgagggtcccttgagaaagaaaatatcatcttccacttcgacacgtcccgtgaggtacttaaatgtttcgatcatgtctcccctctccctacgttcctcgagagtgtagagatACAATTTGTTCAGGATTCAAGGAAGCATGGGACAAGTGCTTAGATTGCTAAGGAAGAGTTAGTGGAtgatatggttgggcagactggatagagcATATGGTCTTTATCAGCTGTCATTTTCTCCGTTTCTGTTTCTATATTCAGATTGTTAACTGGATAACatatctttgttgtctgggcattggtctgaatatcagctggcacCTGGATAACTTCCACCTGCCATGCAaaccccaaatattcaatgctagcACCCAGATTAGGCCTGGCATTGGATATCTGGGTCACATTTTGCCTCTGGCGGTCAGCGATATGAAAATCATTAAATGCTGCATTCTGAATATTGGCCTGCAAAATTACTGACCATATAAATGGACATGAAGTGGCGTACCTGGCAGGGTGGAAACCTGGggcagagccccccccccctccctccaggcAGTGGGAGGGTGTGTGGATCGGTCACAGGGTTGCAGGCTGCCTGTGCACAGCCATTGGATCTGCTGGTCCCTTGCCCTGGAAAAGGAAGTTGACAGCAGAGGGGGCAGGGCTGGCGGAACCAGACCACAGACCTGTGACCAGCACCCTCATGCTCCCTGCACCCAGAGTGGACCATCCCCCATcctgcccttggtacaccactgtgcACATAGTTTAGAAGGAATGAGTCATTATCGGTTTAGCCAAGTTAAATCTTGCCTTATCAATTTGTTAGATTTAAAAGTGTAAACAGAATGTGGATGAAAATGAGCCtgtttgatattgtgtatttagagttttaaaaagcattttcaTAAAATTCCTCATGACAGAATcctgaagaaattaaaaaatcatGAGCTAGGAGACAATGTCTTACTGTAGATAGGAAACTCGTTAAAAGACAGATAAAGAGCATAAAACTATATAGTCAgtttggatcttttccagataagccccgccactaatggaaaaagtggacgcgccgaaggttaagccccgccaccttttgccagcacatgcaaccttaaccagtgaagttctcagcacaacggccccacaacgcggcgcgatgtgtataaagtaaagtggggggggggtgttcccccccacatacccccccgtcggagcacccaaaaaagattataaaaaagaggatatgaaacttaacattataaaaaaataggataaactgtcgaccatttttttaagggctccgacggggggggggcggggggggaatcccccccactttactttctacagatcgcgcctcttttttataatttttttgggtggcgggggttaactttttggcggggcttatctggaaaagatccgtcAGTTTTCCAGTTGGAAAAAAGTCAATAGTGGAGTCCCCACTGGGACCTATGTTTAGATTTGAAGAAATGATCTGGTGAAAGAAGCAACAGGTGAAGTAATAAAATCTGCaaatgacacaaaattattcaatgCCATTAAAACAGCAGAGAATTGTGAGGCATTGCAAAAGgatctgggcatcaaaatggcaaatgaaatttaatgtggaccagTATAAAACAAGTCCCATGGGGAAAAATAATTCCAACTCTAGATACAAAATTCTGGAATCCGTATTAGGAGTTAaccagccaagaaaaagatctttgTGCCATTGTGGAAAACATACTGACATTTTCAACCCACTGGACtgcagctaagaacataagagttaccatactaggacagatcgaaggtccatcaagtccagtattctttttccaacagtggccaacccaagtcccagtacctggcagaaactgagagagtagcaacgttccagagctgagattgtgatgtcataatacctcattccaccaacgcctaagagccaacctttaccagtaatgtcacaatggcgtcATTGCCCTGTACTCggctcaaataagaacataaaaattgccatactgggacagaccaaaggtccatgaagcccagtatcctgttccaacagtggccaatccaggtcgcaagta from Geotrypetes seraphini chromosome 15, aGeoSer1.1, whole genome shotgun sequence includes these protein-coding regions:
- the LOC117348800 gene encoding lysophosphatidic acid receptor 6-like — encoded protein: MNSSSNCSLQADFQYHLFATVYSLVFILGMMENALALYVLTCKVKNTTQSYVYFINLAIVDTMFVCMLPFRIHYHVNENDWIFGDITCRITGTLYFTNIYLSVGFFTCICIDRYVAVVHPVTYLRIKVGHYSVVITVLLWALAAAIVVPLILGGRLDNFVEQNNKTACFENFSVSSWTTRMVPYNTCALAFGFVIPFSVIMISYPLIAKRISKIQTSIHKKKALRTIYMILAISILCFLPYHITHLLHFMMRIKLFDHCAFASFIYKLRRITLALVSINCCLNPIMYYFTSTSYSGRITLKLRGLRAKKVYTIYDRDVTRFSCTYRNKP